The Burkholderiales bacterium genome includes a window with the following:
- the purB gene encoding adenylosuccinate lyase, with protein MSDHDALVALSPLDGRYAAQVEALRAHFSEFGLIRNRIRVELAWLDALASEAAIAEVPAFDEASRRAIAQALASFSTADAARVKAIEATTNHDVKAVEYWLKERLGQVPGVAKVLEFVHFACTSEDINNLAHALALAEARRDILLPALAALTSDLRVMAHAQAGRAMLARTHGQPATPTTLGKEIANPLARFERAGAAFERVELLGKMNGATGSYNAHVAAYPEVDWEKLAARVVASLGLAFNRYTTQIEPHDCVAEYFDALARIGTIAIDLDRDLWGYVSLGYFRQRTKAGEVGSSTMPHKVNPIDFENSEGNLGIANALARHFADKLPVSRWQRDLTDSTVLRNMGVAIGHALIGWNALRRGLAKLEVDGARLDADLDANWEVLAEPIQTVMRRYGLPEPYEQLKALTRGQRGMSRVTLHVFIDGLALPADAKARLKALTPATYTGIAAKLARDV; from the coding sequence ATGTCCGACCACGACGCGCTCGTCGCGCTCTCGCCGCTCGACGGGCGCTACGCGGCGCAGGTCGAGGCGCTGCGCGCGCACTTCTCCGAGTTCGGGCTGATCCGCAACCGGATCCGCGTCGAGCTCGCCTGGCTCGACGCGCTCGCGTCGGAAGCCGCGATCGCCGAGGTGCCGGCCTTCGACGAGGCGTCGAGGCGCGCGATCGCGCAGGCGCTCGCCTCGTTCTCCACCGCCGACGCCGCGCGGGTCAAGGCGATCGAGGCGACGACCAACCACGACGTCAAGGCGGTCGAGTACTGGCTGAAGGAGCGTCTGGGACAGGTGCCCGGCGTCGCGAAGGTGCTGGAGTTCGTCCACTTCGCGTGCACCTCCGAGGACATCAACAACCTCGCGCACGCGCTCGCGCTCGCCGAGGCGCGCCGCGACATCCTGCTGCCCGCGCTCGCCGCGCTCACCTCCGACCTGCGCGTCATGGCGCACGCGCAGGCCGGCCGCGCGATGCTCGCCCGCACCCACGGCCAGCCGGCGACGCCGACGACGCTCGGCAAGGAGATCGCCAATCCGCTCGCCCGCTTCGAGCGCGCGGGCGCCGCGTTCGAGCGCGTCGAGCTGCTGGGCAAGATGAACGGCGCGACGGGCAGTTACAACGCGCACGTCGCCGCGTACCCGGAGGTCGACTGGGAGAAGCTCGCCGCGCGCGTCGTCGCGTCGCTGGGCCTCGCGTTCAACCGGTACACGACGCAGATCGAGCCGCACGACTGCGTCGCCGAGTACTTCGACGCGCTCGCGCGCATCGGCACGATCGCGATCGACCTGGACCGCGACCTGTGGGGCTACGTGTCGCTCGGCTACTTCCGGCAGCGCACGAAGGCGGGCGAAGTCGGCAGCTCGACGATGCCGCACAAGGTCAATCCGATCGACTTCGAGAACTCGGAAGGCAACCTCGGCATCGCGAACGCGCTCGCGCGCCACTTCGCCGACAAGCTCCCGGTCTCGCGCTGGCAGCGCGACCTGACCGACTCGACGGTGCTCCGCAACATGGGCGTGGCGATCGGCCACGCGCTGATCGGCTGGAACGCGCTCCGCCGCGGCCTCGCGAAGCTCGAGGTGGACGGCGCGCGGCTCGACGCGGACCTCGACGCGAACTGGGAGGTGCTGGCGGAGCCGATCCAGACGGTGATGCGGCGCTACGGACTCCCCGAACCCTACGAGCAGTTGAAGGCGCTCACGCGCGGACAGCGCGGCATGTCGCGCGTGACGCTGCACGTGTTCATCGACGGCCTCGCGCTGCCTGCCGATGCGAAGGCGCGGCTCAAGGCGCTGACGCCGGCCACCTACACCGGGATCGCCGCGAAGCTCGCGCGCGACGTCTAG
- a CDS encoding DedA family protein — protein MLTTLFYSLLSLDQTLAQFASVYGPWLYALLFVVIFAETGLVVFPFLPGDSLLFIAGTVVAVAGLNVHLLVLALAAAAILGDSVNYAIGRTIGPKVYRRPDSRWIRQAHLKRTQDFYDRYGGVTIVIGRFVPIVRTFAPFLAGVAQMSYPRFLSYNIAGGVLWIASLVYAGYLFGNIPWVRDNLTFIVIGIVVVSLMPVAATFLRERRARAGLGSGESG, from the coding sequence GTGCTGACCACCCTCTTCTATTCGCTCCTCTCGCTCGACCAGACGCTCGCGCAGTTCGCCTCCGTCTACGGGCCCTGGCTCTACGCGCTGCTGTTCGTCGTCATCTTCGCGGAGACCGGGCTCGTCGTCTTCCCGTTCCTGCCCGGCGACTCGCTGCTGTTCATCGCCGGTACGGTCGTCGCGGTCGCGGGCCTCAACGTCCACCTGCTCGTGCTCGCGCTCGCGGCGGCCGCGATCCTCGGCGACTCGGTCAACTACGCGATCGGACGCACGATCGGACCGAAGGTCTACCGCCGGCCCGATTCGCGCTGGATCCGCCAGGCGCACCTCAAGCGCACGCAGGACTTCTACGACCGCTACGGCGGCGTGACCATCGTCATCGGGCGCTTCGTGCCGATCGTGCGGACCTTCGCGCCGTTCCTCGCGGGCGTCGCGCAGATGTCCTACCCGCGCTTCCTGTCGTACAACATCGCCGGCGGCGTGCTGTGGATCGCCTCGCTCGTCTACGCGGGCTACCTGTTCGGCAACATTCCCTGGGTCAGGGACAACCTGACGTTCATCGTGATCGGCATCGTCGTCGTGTCGCTGATGCCGGTGGCCGCGACCTTCCTCAGGGAACGCCGCGCGCGCGCCGGCCTCGGGTCCGGCGAGTCGGGCTAG
- the secF gene encoding protein translocase subunit SecF, with product MEFFRFKRDIPFMRHALVFNVISVVTFLAAVFFLAHRGLNFGVDFRGGTVIEVEYAHAVDFNRVRAVIDKLDVGEYSAQAFGSANTALVRLPLKPGVSSAQLSERVMAALKADDPTATQVRVEFVGPQVGKELYENGALALLLVVIGIVGYLAMRFEWRFAVAAIVANLHDVIIIMGFFAFFQWEFSLPVLAALLAVLGYSVNESVVVADRIRENFRKMRKATVTHVIDNAITSTMSRTVITHGSTQIMVTSMLIFGGETLHYFALALTIGILFGIYSSVLVMAPLVMWMGVSREDLVRPEKREGAAGDKILP from the coding sequence ATGGAATTCTTCCGCTTCAAGCGCGACATCCCGTTCATGCGGCACGCGCTGGTGTTCAACGTGATCTCGGTCGTCACGTTCCTCGCCGCCGTGTTCTTCCTCGCGCATCGCGGTCTCAACTTCGGCGTCGACTTCCGCGGCGGCACCGTGATCGAGGTCGAGTACGCGCACGCGGTCGACTTCAACCGCGTGCGCGCCGTGATCGACAAGCTCGACGTGGGCGAGTACTCGGCCCAGGCGTTCGGATCGGCGAACACCGCGCTCGTGCGCCTGCCGCTCAAGCCGGGCGTCTCCTCCGCGCAACTCTCCGAGCGGGTGATGGCCGCGCTCAAGGCGGACGACCCGACGGCGACGCAGGTGCGCGTCGAGTTCGTCGGGCCGCAGGTCGGCAAGGAGCTCTACGAGAACGGCGCGCTCGCCCTGCTGCTCGTCGTGATCGGGATCGTCGGCTACCTGGCGATGCGCTTCGAGTGGCGCTTCGCGGTCGCGGCGATCGTCGCGAACCTGCACGACGTCATCATCATCATGGGCTTCTTCGCCTTCTTCCAGTGGGAGTTCTCGCTCCCGGTGCTGGCGGCGCTGCTCGCGGTGCTGGGCTACTCGGTCAACGAGTCGGTCGTCGTCGCCGACCGGATCCGGGAGAATTTCCGCAAGATGCGCAAGGCGACGGTCACGCACGTGATCGACAACGCGATCACGAGCACGATGTCGCGCACCGTCATCACGCACGGCAGCACGCAGATCATGGTGACCTCGATGCTGATCTTCGGCGGCGAGACGCTGCACTACTTCGCGCTGGCGCTCACGATCGGCATCCTGTTCGGCATCTACTCGTCGGTGCTGGTGATGGCCCCGCTCGTCATGTGGATGGGCGTGTCGCGCGAGGACCTGGTCCGTCCGGAGAAGCGCGAGGGCGCCGCCGGCGACAAGATCCTCCCGTAG
- the secD gene encoding protein translocase subunit SecD, producing the protein MNRYPLWKFVVIGIAVTIGFLYTLPNFFPNAPAVQVSTSQAGVKLDSALLASVEKTLEAASIPFTGAVLDATGVKVRFDDTDTQLKARDAIAAKLGDGYIVALNLLSTSPRWLASIGALPMFLGLDLRGGVHFLLQVDMKAAMEKAGDRYAADLRSLMRNEKIQYSGVARDGSGVLLRFRDEAERNKALLAIDRSYPDLVARAQDGVPGEYRIAATLRPEAQKRLQDGAIQQNVQILRNRVNELGVAEPIIQQQGAERVVVQLPGVQDTAHAKDILGRTATLEVRMVNEDPGAFEQAMSGNIPFGNDLLTERRGGKVLVKRQVVLTGDRINDAQPGFDQQTNEPAVHVNLDGTGARIFKEITRENVGKRMAIVLVEKNRAELITAPVIRTEIGGGRVQISGAMTTREANDIALLMRAGALAAPMEIVEERTVGPSLGKENIDKGFHSVLWGFLVLSTFICAYYMLMGVISTICLTINLLLLVSILSMLQATLTLPGIAAIALTLGMAIDANVLVNERIREELRWGATPHAAIQAGYERAWGTILDSNITTLIAGIALFLFGTGPVKGFAVVHCIGILTSMFSAVFVSRGIVALVYGGRRKLDRISIGQIWRPGPPAATPAKG; encoded by the coding sequence ATGAACCGCTATCCGCTCTGGAAATTCGTCGTGATCGGCATCGCCGTCACGATCGGCTTCCTCTACACGCTCCCGAACTTCTTCCCCAACGCGCCGGCGGTCCAGGTCTCCACCTCGCAGGCCGGCGTGAAGCTCGACAGCGCGCTCCTGGCGTCGGTCGAGAAGACGCTCGAGGCGGCGTCGATCCCGTTCACCGGCGCGGTCCTCGACGCGACCGGGGTCAAGGTCCGCTTCGACGACACGGACACGCAACTGAAGGCGCGCGACGCGATCGCCGCGAAGCTCGGCGACGGCTACATCGTCGCGCTCAACCTGCTGTCGACCTCCCCGCGCTGGCTCGCTTCGATCGGCGCGCTGCCGATGTTCCTCGGCCTCGACCTGCGCGGCGGCGTGCACTTCCTGCTGCAGGTCGACATGAAGGCCGCGATGGAGAAGGCCGGCGACCGCTACGCCGCCGACCTCCGCAGCCTGATGCGCAACGAGAAGATCCAGTATTCGGGCGTCGCGCGCGACGGCAGCGGCGTGTTGCTCCGCTTCCGCGACGAGGCCGAGCGCAACAAGGCGCTGCTCGCGATCGACCGGAGCTATCCCGACCTCGTGGCGCGCGCGCAGGACGGCGTCCCGGGCGAGTACCGCATCGCCGCCACGCTGCGCCCGGAGGCGCAGAAGCGGCTGCAGGACGGCGCGATCCAGCAGAACGTCCAGATCCTGCGCAACCGGGTGAACGAACTCGGCGTGGCCGAACCGATCATCCAGCAGCAGGGCGCCGAGCGTGTCGTCGTGCAACTGCCCGGCGTGCAGGACACCGCGCACGCCAAGGACATCCTCGGGCGCACAGCGACGCTCGAGGTCCGGATGGTCAACGAGGATCCGGGCGCGTTCGAGCAGGCGATGTCCGGCAACATCCCGTTCGGCAACGACCTCCTCACCGAGCGTCGCGGCGGGAAGGTGCTGGTCAAACGACAGGTCGTGCTCACCGGCGACCGGATCAACGACGCCCAGCCCGGCTTCGACCAGCAGACGAACGAACCCGCCGTCCACGTGAACCTCGACGGCACCGGGGCGCGGATCTTCAAGGAGATCACGCGCGAGAACGTCGGCAAGCGCATGGCCATCGTCCTGGTCGAGAAGAACCGCGCCGAACTCATCACCGCGCCGGTGATCCGCACCGAGATCGGCGGCGGCCGGGTGCAGATCTCGGGCGCGATGACCACGCGCGAGGCGAACGACATCGCGCTGCTGATGCGCGCGGGCGCGCTGGCGGCGCCGATGGAGATCGTCGAGGAGCGCACCGTCGGCCCGTCGCTCGGCAAGGAGAACATCGACAAGGGCTTTCACTCGGTCCTGTGGGGCTTCCTGGTCCTGTCGACGTTCATCTGCGCCTACTACATGCTGATGGGCGTGATCTCGACGATCTGCCTGACGATCAACCTGCTGCTGCTGGTCTCGATCCTGTCGATGCTTCAGGCCACGCTGACCCTGCCCGGCATCGCCGCGATCGCGCTGACGCTCGGCATGGCGATCGACGCGAACGTGCTCGTCAACGAGCGCATCCGCGAGGAGCTGCGCTGGGGCGCGACGCCGCACGCCGCCATCCAGGCGGGCTACGAGCGCGCCTGGGGCACCATCCTCGACTCGAACATCACGACGCTGATCGCCGGCATCGCGCTGTTCCTGTTCGGCACCGGGCCGGTCAAGGGCTTCGCCGTCGTCCACTGCATCGGCATCCTGACGTCGATGTTCTCGGCGGTGTTCGTCTCGCGCGGCATCGTCGCGCTGGTCTACGGCGGTCGCCGCAAGCTCGACCGCATCTCGATCGGCCAGATCTGGCGGCCGGGTCCGCCCGCCGCCACGCCCGCGAAGGGCTGA
- the yajC gene encoding preprotein translocase subunit YajC, whose translation MLISPAYAQAAASGGTESLLATMLPMVAIFAIFYFLMIRPQQKKQKEHRAMIDALEKGNEVVTAGGVVGRVSKVEDQYVTLEIAQGVEIRVQRHAVSQLLPKGTLKSL comes from the coding sequence GTGCTGATCTCCCCCGCGTACGCCCAAGCCGCCGCTTCCGGCGGCACCGAGAGCCTGCTCGCCACGATGCTGCCGATGGTCGCGATCTTCGCGATCTTCTATTTTCTGATGATCCGGCCGCAGCAGAAGAAGCAGAAGGAACACCGGGCGATGATCGATGCGCTCGAGAAGGGCAACGAGGTGGTCACGGCGGGCGGCGTCGTCGGGCGCGTGTCGAAGGTCGAGGACCAGTACGTGACCCTCGAGATCGCGCAGGGCGTCGAGATCCGCGTGCAGCGCCACGCGGTCTCGCAGCTGCTCCCGAAGGGCACCCTCAAGTCCTTGTAG
- the tgt gene encoding tRNA guanosine(34) transglycosylase Tgt: MAFTVLATDGAARRARLALAHGVVETPVFMPVGTYGTVKAMSPDELAAAGASIVLGNTFHLWLRPGTEVIDAHGGLHRFMNWPHPILTDSGGFQVFSLGALRKISEEGVAFASPVNGDRLFLTPETSMAIQRSLDSDIVMAFDECTPYPASRDEAAQSMGLSMRWARRSRAAHEGNANRLFGIVQGGMYEDLRDESIAELASIGFDGYAIGGLSVGEPKPEMLRMLAHTAPRLPADRPRYLMGVGTPEDIVAGVAAGIDMFDCVMPTRNARNGWLFTRHGDVKIRNARHRSDTGPVDPTCACPTCRGYSRAYLHHLQRVGEILGARLATIHNLHYYLTLAAEMRAAIAAGRFAAWAAGFHADRTRNGAPGGEVE, from the coding sequence ATGGCGTTCACCGTCCTCGCGACGGACGGCGCGGCGCGCCGCGCGCGCCTTGCGCTCGCCCACGGCGTCGTCGAGACGCCGGTGTTCATGCCGGTCGGCACCTACGGCACGGTCAAGGCGATGTCGCCCGACGAACTCGCCGCCGCCGGGGCGTCGATCGTGCTCGGCAACACCTTCCACCTGTGGCTGCGCCCCGGCACCGAGGTGATCGACGCGCACGGCGGCCTCCACCGCTTCATGAACTGGCCGCACCCGATCCTCACCGATTCGGGCGGGTTCCAGGTGTTCAGCCTGGGGGCATTGCGCAAGATCTCCGAGGAGGGGGTCGCCTTCGCCTCGCCGGTGAACGGGGACCGCCTGTTCCTCACCCCCGAGACGTCGATGGCGATCCAGCGCTCGCTCGACTCCGACATCGTCATGGCGTTCGACGAATGCACGCCGTACCCGGCGTCGCGGGACGAGGCGGCGCAGTCGATGGGACTGTCGATGCGCTGGGCCCGACGCTCGCGCGCCGCGCACGAGGGCAACGCGAACCGGCTGTTCGGGATCGTTCAGGGCGGCATGTACGAGGACCTGCGGGACGAGTCGATCGCCGAACTCGCGTCGATCGGCTTCGACGGCTACGCGATCGGCGGCCTTTCGGTGGGCGAACCCAAACCCGAGATGCTGCGCATGCTCGCGCACACGGCGCCGCGGCTTCCCGCGGACCGGCCGCGCTACCTGATGGGCGTCGGGACCCCCGAGGACATCGTCGCGGGCGTCGCCGCCGGCATCGACATGTTCGACTGCGTGATGCCCACGCGCAACGCCCGCAACGGCTGGCTCTTCACGCGCCACGGCGACGTCAAGATCCGCAACGCCCGCCACCGGAGCGACACCGGCCCGGTCGATCCGACCTGCGCCTGTCCGACCTGCCGCGGCTACTCGCGCGCCTACCTCCACCACCTGCAACGCGTCGGCGAGATCCTGGGCGCCCGGCTCGCGACGATCCACAACCTCCACTACTACCTGACGCTCGCCGCGGAGATGCGCGCGGCGATCGCGGCGGGCCGCTTCGCGGCCTGGGCCGCCGGCTTCCACGCCGACCGGACACGGAACGGCGCTCCCGGCGGCGAGGTCGAATAG
- the queA gene encoding tRNA preQ1(34) S-adenosylmethionine ribosyltransferase-isomerase QueA: protein MADRKPTLDDFDYALPEELIAQVPSAERTGSRLLHVDGERLADLAFVDLESLVEAGDVVVMNDTRVIRARLHGTKPTGGRVELLIERLTGEADAVAQVRASHPPKSGSEILLASGARAEVLERDGGFVRLRFDGTGPLDAWLERHGAMPLPPYIARPPSPEDAERYQTVYARHPGAAAAPTAGLHFDRPMLARLASRGVSLARVTLHVGAGTFLPVRSRDLDRHRMHAERYEVSKATVREIAIARARGNRVLAIGTTTARALEAASEGGSLAAGAGETDLFIRPGYRFRSVDRLLTNFHLPRSTLLMLVSAFAGRETIARAYAHAVARRYRFFSYGDAMLLEKASDPAG from the coding sequence ATGGCCGACCGCAAGCCCACGCTCGACGACTTCGATTACGCGCTGCCCGAGGAATTGATCGCGCAGGTGCCGTCGGCCGAGCGCACGGGCAGCCGGCTGCTCCACGTCGACGGCGAGCGGCTCGCCGACCTCGCGTTCGTCGACCTGGAGTCGCTCGTCGAGGCGGGCGACGTCGTCGTCATGAACGACACGCGCGTGATCCGGGCCCGGCTCCACGGCACGAAGCCCACCGGCGGCCGGGTCGAACTCCTGATCGAGCGCCTCACCGGCGAGGCGGACGCGGTGGCGCAGGTTCGGGCGAGCCATCCGCCGAAGTCCGGAAGCGAGATCCTGCTCGCCTCCGGCGCCCGCGCCGAGGTACTCGAGCGTGACGGCGGTTTCGTCCGCCTGAGATTCGACGGCACCGGACCGCTCGACGCCTGGCTCGAACGGCACGGCGCGATGCCGCTGCCCCCGTACATCGCACGCCCGCCCTCGCCCGAGGACGCCGAGCGCTACCAGACCGTCTACGCCCGCCATCCCGGTGCGGCCGCCGCGCCGACCGCCGGCCTGCACTTCGACCGTCCGATGCTCGCTCGCCTCGCCTCGCGCGGCGTGTCGCTCGCGCGCGTCACGCTGCACGTCGGCGCTGGCACGTTCCTGCCGGTGCGCAGCCGCGACCTCGACCGCCACCGGATGCACGCCGAGCGGTACGAGGTTTCGAAGGCCACGGTGCGCGAGATTGCCATCGCGCGGGCGCGCGGAAACCGCGTGCTCGCGATCGGCACGACGACCGCGCGCGCGCTCGAAGCCGCGTCCGAGGGCGGCAGCCTCGCGGCCGGCGCGGGCGAAACGGATCTCTTCATTCGTCCCGGCTACCGCTTCCGCAGCGTCGACCGGCTCCTCACCAATTTCCACCTGCCGCGCTCGACGCTGCTGATGCTCGTCAGCGCGTTCGCGGGGCGCGAAACCATCGCGCGCGCCTATGCCCACGCCGTCGCCCGGCGCTACCGCTTCTTCAGCTATGGCGACGCGATGCTGCTCGAAAAGGCCTCCGATCCGGCCGGTTGA
- a CDS encoding dihydrofolate reductase, producing MRDFAIVAAVASNGVIGASGALPWRLKHDLRHFRELTLGHAVVMGRRTWESLAGPLAGRENIVVTARAGYVATGARIAHDLDHALALVTMPPPVFCIGGGELYREALARAATMHLTEIARAYEGDVRFPAYERGDWLEVAREAHRGDDGPDYAFVTYERARPAGG from the coding sequence GTGCGCGACTTCGCGATCGTCGCGGCCGTCGCGTCCAACGGCGTCATCGGGGCGTCGGGCGCCCTCCCCTGGCGGCTCAAACACGACCTGCGCCATTTTCGCGAGCTGACGCTGGGCCACGCGGTCGTCATGGGCCGGCGTACCTGGGAGTCGCTCGCCGGTCCGCTCGCCGGACGGGAAAACATCGTGGTCACCGCGCGCGCCGGCTACGTCGCGACCGGCGCGAGGATCGCGCACGACCTCGACCACGCGCTCGCGCTCGTCACGATGCCGCCGCCCGTGTTCTGCATCGGGGGCGGCGAACTCTACCGCGAGGCCCTCGCTCGCGCGGCCACGATGCATCTCACCGAGATCGCCCGCGCCTACGAGGGCGACGTCCGGTTTCCGGCATACGAGCGCGGCGACTGGCTCGAGGTCGCGCGCGAGGCGCATCGCGGCGACGACGGTCCCGACTACGCGTTCGTCACCTACGAGCGCGCGCGTCCGGCGGGCGGCTGA
- a CDS encoding HAMP domain-containing histidine kinase has product MYYPRSFLKFILLSFLLVSLPLLYALAELLLSVDRLASQSREEVLQAAQAARTSRLFFEQATTLERIVRQQIILEDPALLEDYAKVRQDFRATGAQLATLPLEETERRTLERLLEDEARLAARLSAPRTGSEGATELAEGFASLVEGAQSMLGASAQLTQRAIERLQETATDARETWLWLALATAAIALGLAILFAVLIARPIRQLDLAIRQMGTADFTHAIVVNGPQDLRYVGQRLEWLRTRLRELEEQQTRFLRHVSHELKTPLTAVREGAELLRDEVGGKLTREQQDIVRIVRENTLSLQKLIEDLLKWHQTREVEPATVGPVELPDIVRRVLREQKLAALARMIAFETRLEPAVVTGDAERLRTVVDNLVSNAIKYSPRSGTIDVDLRARDGRAVLEVVDGGPGVAPADRERVFESFFQGPPPADGRVKGSGLGLAIAREYAIAHGGRIEALERTDGARGARFRFTLPLAIGVRAGAAARHGLAAGVER; this is encoded by the coding sequence GTGTATTACCCGCGATCCTTCCTCAAGTTCATCCTGCTGTCGTTCCTGCTGGTGAGCTTGCCGCTGCTCTACGCGCTCGCCGAGCTGCTGCTTTCGGTCGACCGGCTCGCGTCGCAGAGTCGGGAGGAAGTGCTGCAGGCGGCGCAGGCCGCGCGCACGAGCCGGCTGTTCTTCGAGCAGGCGACGACGCTCGAGCGGATCGTGCGCCAGCAGATCATCCTCGAAGATCCGGCGCTGCTCGAGGACTACGCGAAGGTGCGGCAGGACTTTCGCGCGACCGGCGCGCAGCTCGCGACGCTGCCGCTCGAGGAGACCGAGCGCAGGACGCTCGAGCGGCTCCTCGAGGACGAGGCGCGGCTCGCCGCGCGGCTCTCCGCGCCGAGGACCGGCAGCGAGGGCGCGACCGAACTCGCGGAGGGGTTCGCGTCGCTGGTCGAGGGCGCCCAGTCGATGCTGGGCGCGTCGGCTCAGCTCACGCAGCGAGCGATCGAGCGGCTGCAGGAGACGGCGACGGACGCGCGCGAGACCTGGCTGTGGCTCGCGCTCGCGACCGCCGCCATCGCGCTCGGCCTCGCGATCCTGTTCGCCGTGCTGATCGCGCGACCGATCCGCCAGCTCGACCTCGCGATCCGCCAGATGGGCACGGCCGACTTCACGCACGCGATCGTCGTCAACGGCCCGCAGGACCTCCGCTACGTCGGCCAGCGCCTCGAATGGCTGCGCACGCGCCTGCGCGAACTCGAGGAGCAGCAGACGCGCTTCCTGCGTCACGTGTCGCACGAACTCAAGACGCCGCTCACCGCGGTGCGCGAGGGCGCCGAACTCCTGCGCGACGAGGTCGGCGGCAAGCTCACGCGAGAACAGCAGGACATCGTGCGCATCGTGCGCGAGAACACGCTGTCGCTGCAGAAGCTGATCGAGGATCTGCTCAAGTGGCACCAGACGCGCGAGGTCGAGCCCGCGACGGTCGGGCCGGTCGAGCTGCCCGACATCGTCCGCCGCGTGCTGCGCGAACAGAAACTCGCGGCGCTCGCCCGGATGATCGCGTTCGAGACGCGGCTCGAGCCCGCCGTGGTCACCGGCGATGCCGAGCGGCTGCGAACCGTCGTCGACAACCTCGTGTCGAACGCGATCAAGTACTCGCCGCGCTCGGGCACGATCGACGTGGATCTGCGCGCACGCGACGGCCGGGCGGTGCTCGAGGTCGTCGACGGGGGGCCGGGCGTGGCGCCCGCGGATCGCGAACGCGTGTTCGAGTCGTTCTTCCAGGGGCCGCCGCCCGCCGACGGCCGGGTGAAGGGCAGCGGGCTCGGGCTCGCGATCGCGCGCGAATACGCGATCGCGCACGGCGGGCGCATCGAGGCGCTCGAGCGGACCGACGGCGCGCGCGGTGCGCGCTTCCGGTTCACGCTGCCGCTCGCCATCGGCGTGCGCGCGGGCGCGGCGGCGCGGCATGGCCTTGCCGCGGGAGTCGAGCGATGA
- a CDS encoding sigma 54-interacting transcriptional regulator has product MKNGDLLLVDDDPDLLKLISLRLTSAGYRVRTAESGEAALAAIAVTRPSLVISDMRMPGIDGLALFDAIWRQHPALPVIILTAHGTIPDAVDATQRGVFGFLTKPFDSQELLQKVSAAISLSGDGPAAPSEDDWRSGIITRSPAMEDLLRQARLVADSDAAVLITGESGTGKELLAQAIHRASRRGARPFVAVNCGAIPGELLESELFGHARGAFTGAVQAHKGLFQSADGGSLLLDEIGDMPLPLQVKLLRVLQQGEVRPVGSTQAIPVDVRVISATHRDLAAQRAAGLFREDLYYRLNVVSLRLPPLAERREDIPLLATHFLRGLAERYRKAVPTLAPDAMQALVAAPWPGNVRQLLNLLEQAVALTTTGVIPATLVQSALREDAAALVPFEEARKTFERDYLVRLLKITGGNVTQAAQLAKRNRTEFYKLLQRHRLEPAMFKESKQ; this is encoded by the coding sequence ATGAAGAACGGCGATCTGCTCCTGGTCGATGACGATCCCGACCTCCTGAAGCTCATCAGCCTGCGGCTCACTTCCGCGGGCTATCGCGTGCGGACCGCGGAGAGCGGGGAAGCCGCGCTCGCCGCCATCGCGGTCACGCGGCCCTCGCTCGTGATCAGCGACATGCGCATGCCCGGCATCGACGGGCTCGCGCTGTTCGACGCGATCTGGCGCCAGCACCCCGCGTTGCCGGTGATCATCCTCACCGCACACGGCACGATCCCCGATGCGGTCGACGCGACCCAGCGCGGGGTCTTCGGCTTCCTCACCAAGCCCTTCGACAGCCAGGAACTGCTGCAGAAGGTTTCAGCCGCCATCTCGCTGTCCGGCGACGGGCCGGCGGCGCCTTCGGAGGACGACTGGCGGTCCGGCATCATCACGCGCAGCCCCGCGATGGAGGATCTGCTCCGCCAGGCGCGGCTCGTCGCCGATTCCGATGCGGCGGTGCTCATCACCGGCGAGTCGGGAACCGGGAAGGAACTCCTCGCGCAGGCCATCCACCGCGCGAGCCGGCGCGGAGCGCGGCCCTTCGTCGCGGTGAACTGCGGCGCGATCCCCGGCGAACTCCTCGAATCCGAACTCTTCGGGCACGCGCGCGGCGCCTTCACCGGAGCCGTCCAGGCGCACAAGGGACTGTTCCAGTCGGCCGACGGCGGCTCGCTCCTGCTGGACGAGATCGGCGACATGCCGCTTCCGCTGCAGGTGAAGCTCCTGCGCGTGCTGCAGCAGGGCGAGGTGCGTCCGGTCGGCTCGACCCAGGCCATCCCGGTCGATGTACGCGTGATCTCGGCGACCCACCGCGATCTCGCGGCGCAGCGGGCCGCGGGCCTCTTCCGCGAGGACCTGTACTACCGCCTCAATGTCGTGTCGCTGCGCCTGCCGCCGCTCGCCGAGAGACGCGAGGACATCCCGCTGCTCGCGACCCACTTCCTGCGCGGCCTCGCCGAGCGTTACCGGAAGGCCGTGCCGACACTCGCCCCCGACGCGATGCAGGCGCTGGTGGCGGCGCCCTGGCCCGGCAACGTGCGCCAGCTCCTGAATCTCCTCGAGCAGGCGGTCGCCTTGACCACTACCGGCGTCATTCCGGCGACGCTCGTCCAGAGCGCGCTCCGGGAGGACGCCGCCGCGCTCGTTCCCTTCGAGGAAGCCCGCAAGACCTTCGAGCGCGACTACCTGGTGCGCCTGCTCAAGATCACCGGCGGTAACGTCACCCAGGCGGCGCAGCTCGCCAAGCGCAACCGGACCGAGTTCTACAAACTGCTGCAGCGGCACCGCCTCGAACCGGCGATGTTCAAGGAATCGAAGCAGTAG